The proteins below come from a single Leptotrichia sp. oral taxon 223 genomic window:
- a CDS encoding glycosyltransferase yields the protein MKVLVLHGHLSMGGEERVLLNVLKNLVELNYDVDLLITWNHGKNNLFENEIPKKVNYKFLFDNYDGKSKIIKEIYRLRAKAAYLKKVEKIIKEKKYDVVIDYSSNLLKYNNLDIKAPVFAWIHFSLTFGEQLSTDKIEKYKKQYKKYDKILAICDTMKDEFIEILGMNKNKVELVYNPINLEIIKEKAENINPEYENYLKEDYFLQVSRLTQQKQPEHLVDIYYKLKQRGIKEKLYFIGDGEKVELIKQKIKEYNLENDVILLGQIENPYPFFKNAKLFVHTGRYEGLPTVLLESLAFGTPIVAYDCPTGPKDILGKNSEYGELIPLNDKDTFVEKVYELMNNNKKYENYKKQSLARANDFSMESNKAKLKELIENIKS from the coding sequence ATGAAAGTATTAGTATTACACGGCCATCTTAGTATGGGCGGAGAAGAAAGAGTCTTGCTGAATGTTTTAAAAAATTTAGTAGAGCTGAATTATGATGTTGATTTGCTTATAACTTGGAACCACGGGAAAAATAACTTATTTGAAAACGAGATTCCAAAAAAAGTAAATTATAAATTTTTATTTGATAATTATGACGGTAAAAGCAAGATTATCAAAGAAATTTATAGATTACGGGCAAAAGCGGCTTATCTGAAAAAAGTTGAAAAAATAATAAAAGAAAAAAAATATGATGTTGTTATAGATTATTCCTCAAATTTATTGAAATATAATAATCTTGATATAAAAGCACCTGTATTTGCATGGATTCATTTTTCACTTACTTTTGGAGAACAGTTAAGTACAGACAAAATAGAAAAATATAAAAAACAATATAAAAAATATGACAAAATACTGGCAATATGTGATACAATGAAAGATGAATTTATAGAAATTCTAGGAATGAATAAAAACAAGGTGGAATTGGTTTATAATCCAATAAATCTTGAAATAATCAAGGAAAAAGCAGAAAATATAAACCCTGAGTACGAAAATTATTTAAAAGAGGATTATTTTTTGCAAGTATCACGACTGACACAGCAAAAGCAACCTGAACATCTGGTTGACATCTATTACAAATTAAAGCAGCGGGGAATAAAGGAAAAACTTTATTTCATTGGAGATGGTGAAAAAGTAGAACTGATTAAGCAGAAAATCAAGGAATATAATTTGGAAAATGATGTAATTCTGCTTGGACAAATTGAAAATCCATATCCATTCTTTAAAAATGCAAAATTATTTGTACATACTGGAAGGTATGAGGGATTGCCAACTGTACTGCTGGAAAGCCTTGCTTTTGGAACGCCTATCGTGGCTTATGACTGTCCTACAGGGCCAAAGGATATACTTGGGAAAAATAGTGAATATGGGGAGCTAATTCCATTAAATGATAAAGATACATTCGTAGAAAAAGTTTATGAATTAATGAACAATAACAAAAAATATGAAAATTATAAAAAGCAGTCGCTTGCAAGGGCTAATGACTTTTCAATGGAAAGTAATAAAGCAAAACTGAAGGAATTAATAGAAAATATAAAGTCCTAA
- a CDS encoding capsular polysaccharide synthesis protein, producing MEKYKFSNSRIYEINEKLNKKPYKYIYKELLPKKVYDKLQSKIYLLNQKTIAKDWDNILKDYFENKVKGKEIRAKKKLADEKIIWQFWGQGWDYEKLPSVVKICHSSIDRYTKGYTVIRLDIDNIKEYLDIPEYVLEKLNNKKMGYAHFSDILRLALLSNYGGVWLDATVLLTDYLSEKYFKMDYFLFQRDENLENKKEWEDYDSIYFSWNKKSKVKMLSSIIFSHKNNKVIHTLLNMLMIFWENNSTVPNYFILQILYDELIENYYKKEQCQIVSDTFPHEMFRVWFSDYSENKLLEITKKINIHKLSFKIENIKRKTDRTFFEHFKKMYEID from the coding sequence ATGGAAAAATATAAGTTTTCTAACAGCAGAATTTACGAAATCAATGAAAAGTTGAACAAAAAGCCTTATAAATACATATATAAGGAATTACTGCCTAAAAAAGTATATGATAAATTGCAAAGTAAAATATATCTTTTGAATCAAAAAACAATTGCAAAGGATTGGGATAATATCTTAAAGGATTATTTTGAAAATAAAGTGAAAGGAAAGGAAATCAGGGCAAAAAAAAAATTAGCAGACGAGAAGATAATATGGCAGTTCTGGGGGCAAGGCTGGGATTATGAGAAGCTGCCTAGTGTTGTAAAAATATGTCACAGCTCTATAGACAGATATACGAAAGGTTACACTGTAATCCGCCTGGATATTGACAACATAAAGGAATATCTTGATATCCCGGAGTATGTTTTGGAAAAGTTAAATAATAAAAAAATGGGATACGCTCATTTTTCAGATATATTAAGGCTTGCATTGCTAAGTAATTATGGCGGTGTATGGTTGGATGCAACTGTACTTTTAACAGATTACTTATCAGAAAAATATTTCAAAATGGACTATTTTTTATTTCAAAGGGATGAAAATTTAGAAAATAAAAAGGAATGGGAAGATTATGACTCAATTTATTTTTCATGGAATAAAAAGTCGAAAGTAAAAATGTTAAGCAGTATTATCTTTTCTCATAAAAATAACAAAGTAATTCATACATTGTTAAATATGTTAATGATTTTTTGGGAAAATAACAGTACAGTTCCGAATTATTTTATTTTACAAATACTCTATGATGAATTAATAGAAAATTATTATAAAAAGGAGCAATGCCAGATTGTATCTGATACTTTTCCGCACGAAATGTTTAGAGTATGGTTTAGTGATTATTCCGAAAATAAATTACTGGAAATAACAAAAAAAATAAACATTCATAAACTATCTTTTAAAATAGAAAATATCAAAAGAAAAACAGACAGAACTTTTTTTGAGCATTTTAAAAAGATGTATGAAATAGACTAA
- a CDS encoding glycosyltransferase, protein MKEVTLVITSCGRFDLLEETLDSFFEYNTYPIKKIIITEDSTEGKKLEKLISKYDSKNQNFRLIVNETRLGQLKSIDKAYHEIDTKYIFHCEDDWKFLKKGFIEKSMKLLEEDEKILVVGLRDKKDFAEDFFYDEDYISKTGEKYYSVKGEIFTYNPALRRKKDMDLFGLHEKLENQRYEEVLSDFYKERGFKTIFFKEPYVTHIGNKRHVHFSKNRKNTVLSFKIDRLIKKIRAKILKIKGKI, encoded by the coding sequence ATGAAGGAAGTAACGCTGGTAATAACTAGCTGCGGAAGATTCGACTTGCTGGAGGAAACGCTTGACAGTTTTTTCGAATACAATACTTATCCGATTAAAAAAATTATAATAACCGAGGACAGCACAGAAGGGAAAAAGCTGGAAAAGCTGATTTCCAAATACGACAGTAAAAATCAGAACTTTAGGCTTATAGTGAATGAAACACGGCTGGGGCAGTTAAAGTCCATTGACAAGGCTTATCATGAAATTGACACCAAGTACATCTTTCACTGTGAAGATGACTGGAAATTTTTAAAGAAGGGATTTATTGAAAAATCAATGAAATTGCTTGAAGAAGATGAAAAAATTCTAGTTGTCGGCTTACGTGATAAAAAAGATTTTGCAGAAGATTTTTTCTATGATGAGGATTATATTTCCAAAACTGGTGAGAAATATTACAGTGTGAAAGGGGAAATATTTACCTATAATCCAGCTTTGAGAAGAAAAAAGGATATGGATTTATTTGGGCTCCATGAAAAACTGGAAAACCAGCGATATGAGGAAGTATTGTCGGATTTTTACAAGGAGCGTGGATTTAAGACAATATTTTTTAAAGAACCATATGTGACTCACATTGGAAATAAAAGGCATGTGCATTTTAGTAAAAACAGAAAGAATACTGTACTTAGCTTTAAAATTGACAGGTTAATAAAAAAAATACGAGCTAAAATTTTGAAAATAAAAGGAAAAATCTAA
- a CDS encoding glycosyltransferase family 9 protein: MNIVNGIKSKIIIWLFGTKKKHKNIDLKNVKTILLNPKDSIGDTLMSFCYARQLKKMYPNVKLGMVVTNRNMEFTKLCNENEKIIDTVVKRNDVLKNHKKWDVLLDFLSKENTKRMIWKKVLSPKITIIFGEGDKGHYYNKKNVKNYDFDCTPPIETHIIDYLINSEFSKYFKIEKQKPHIELLEKDIVKMEKFWKSDSEKLEEKTKAVKILLIPQGSDREMKPKEIADLLNSIEKEKRKNVKIIMGKTVGSEEYYKKLMTYVNKDLNIALSKKFNIKEYVLFMAAADLVIGVDGGGIHIASSLNKPLLSFYANDKYNLCRWSPKTTADSLQAISKTIGNHNQTYNFSLSEPIKWLNGKIEEILKN; this comes from the coding sequence ATGAATATAGTAAATGGAATAAAATCCAAGATAATAATATGGCTGTTTGGTACTAAAAAGAAACATAAAAATATTGATTTAAAAAATGTAAAAACAATACTTTTAAATCCTAAAGACTCTATTGGTGATACTTTAATGTCTTTTTGCTACGCAAGACAATTAAAAAAAATGTATCCTAACGTTAAATTAGGGATGGTAGTAACAAATAGAAATATGGAATTTACGAAATTATGCAATGAAAATGAAAAAATAATAGATACTGTCGTAAAACGGAATGATGTGCTTAAAAATCATAAAAAATGGGATGTGCTGCTTGATTTTTTAAGTAAGGAAAATACAAAGCGGATGATCTGGAAAAAGGTGTTAAGTCCGAAAATTACAATAATTTTTGGAGAAGGTGACAAAGGGCATTACTATAACAAAAAAAATGTGAAAAATTATGATTTTGACTGTACTCCGCCTATTGAAACCCACATTATAGATTATTTGATAAATTCTGAGTTTTCTAAATATTTTAAAATAGAAAAACAGAAACCGCATATTGAACTTTTGGAAAAAGATATTGTTAAAATGGAAAAATTCTGGAAATCTGATTCTGAAAAATTGGAAGAAAAGACAAAAGCAGTAAAAATTTTATTAATACCACAAGGCAGTGACAGGGAAATGAAGCCCAAAGAAATTGCTGATTTATTGAACAGCATTGAAAAAGAAAAAAGAAAAAATGTGAAAATTATTATGGGCAAAACTGTTGGAAGTGAAGAATACTATAAAAAGCTAATGACTTATGTAAATAAAGATTTGAATATTGCTTTGTCTAAAAAATTTAATATTAAAGAGTATGTCTTATTTATGGCGGCAGCTGACTTGGTAATCGGAGTCGATGGAGGAGGTATCCATATAGCTTCTTCATTAAATAAACCCCTTTTGAGCTTCTATGCAAACGACAAGTACAATTTGTGCAGATGGTCACCTAAAACAACAGCTGACAGCCTACAAGCAATCTCAAAAACCATCGGAAACCACAATCAGACATATAATTTTTCACTGTCTGAACCAATAAAATGGTTAAATGGCAAAATAGAAGAAATATTAAAAAACTAA
- a CDS encoding glycosyltransferase family 9 protein: MKKINWKFYRPYRDRLVDKKNEMLSRIFDKNKKNINLEPIKMNRILFLRTDGKIGDFIISSFIFREIKKYYPNIKIEVVADKSLENLLKLSKNIDKYYIFDRKKMHEWRNIVKILRKNKYDALLDSTEGLKYKQVYLLNRVNATVNVGYNKDDYKIYNKNIKQNNTLKMTEIYKQMMKSINIEIKDTKYDVPVSKESEKNVEMFLKENNVKEKIIALNFFGASRSRKINEENALIIIRRLSEIYKNYKIIILDSPNDRETIYNILAKADNKNVLFFENSKTILDSISIIKKSDLVVSLDTSILHIAEGLNKKVMAFYGPKINKNKWRIKEENNILIDYPENRINDVDFEKMFDKLCSQTGLPVT, encoded by the coding sequence ATGAAAAAAATAAACTGGAAATTTTACAGGCCTTATAGAGATAGACTGGTTGATAAAAAAAATGAAATGTTAAGCCGTATATTTGATAAAAATAAAAAAAATATCAATTTAGAGCCTATAAAAATGAATCGAATCTTATTTTTAAGAACCGACGGAAAAATCGGAGATTTTATAATAAGTTCATTTATTTTTAGAGAAATAAAAAAATATTATCCTAATATAAAAATAGAGGTTGTTGCTGACAAATCTTTGGAAAATTTATTGAAATTAAGCAAAAATATAGATAAATACTACATTTTTGATAGAAAGAAGATGCATGAATGGAGAAATATTGTAAAAATATTAAGAAAAAATAAATACGATGCCCTGCTTGATTCAACCGAAGGGCTGAAATATAAGCAGGTTTACCTTTTGAACAGGGTAAATGCCACTGTTAATGTTGGATACAACAAGGACGATTATAAAATATATAATAAAAATATAAAACAGAATAATACCTTGAAAATGACTGAAATTTATAAGCAAATGATGAAAAGTATAAATATTGAGATAAAAGATACAAAATATGATGTTCCAGTTTCTAAGGAATCTGAAAAAAATGTGGAAATGTTTTTAAAGGAAAATAATGTGAAGGAAAAAATAATTGCCCTAAATTTTTTTGGAGCTTCCAGAAGCAGAAAAATAAATGAGGAAAACGCTCTCATTATAATAAGAAGATTAAGTGAAATATATAAAAATTATAAAATTATAATACTGGACTCTCCAAATGACAGGGAAACAATTTACAACATACTTGCAAAAGCAGATAATAAAAATGTATTATTTTTTGAAAACTCTAAAACTATTTTAGATTCAATATCCATAATTAAAAAAAGCGATCTAGTAGTGTCTCTCGACACTTCAATTTTACACATTGCCGAAGGGCTAAATAAGAAGGTAATGGCTTTTTATGGACCTAAAATCAATAAGAATAAATGGCGGATAAAGGAAGAAAACAATATATTGATTGATTATCCTGAAAATCGGATTAATGACGTGGATTTTGAAAAAATGTTTGATAAATTATGCAGCCAGACTGGCTTGCCTGTTACTTAA
- a CDS encoding polysaccharide deacetylase family protein yields MLHIYLFLITVLLFLIFIIYNRTRKNFVLCLMYHSVDSEKGKGGIFVDEFEEHIKWIKDKKTFKMEELRNLNYTLPKNSILITFDDGYKNNYTLAFPILKKYNMKATIFLNTKFIEKDEAYLNWDEIKEMYESGLIDFQLHTHSHQLTIKDINVLAFYNEESSPYFKRESYSLFFEGNYDEKKDKEKLNGLPVFKLRSKISIPGYKPKKDFVKKYRNVAELQKNNKSEKEKKEFLNKLFKERQNEFFDKVSEEEFKKIVDFEILENKKIIKEKLGKTPNCLAYPWGHRYKGNREDIRKLGVDVFITTRKGVNSQKLNKNWIYRVSGDDFENFEEFKRELTDGSGVYYRKLRNFFVKKH; encoded by the coding sequence ATGTTACATATATATTTATTTTTAATAACAGTTCTGCTATTTTTAATATTTATTATTTATAACAGGACTAGAAAAAATTTCGTTTTGTGCCTTATGTATCACAGTGTTGACAGCGAGAAGGGAAAAGGCGGGATTTTTGTAGATGAATTTGAAGAGCATATAAAATGGATAAAAGATAAAAAAACTTTTAAAATGGAAGAATTAAGGAATTTAAATTATACATTGCCAAAAAATTCCATATTAATAACTTTTGATGACGGATATAAAAATAATTATACTTTAGCTTTTCCAATTTTGAAAAAGTACAATATGAAGGCTACGATTTTTTTAAATACAAAATTCATTGAAAAAGACGAGGCTTATCTCAATTGGGATGAAATTAAGGAAATGTATGAAAGTGGCCTTATTGATTTTCAGCTTCATACACATTCACATCAATTGACAATCAAAGACATTAATGTGCTTGCTTTTTATAATGAGGAAAGTTCTCCGTATTTTAAAAGGGAAAGCTACAGCTTGTTTTTTGAAGGAAATTATGATGAAAAAAAGGATAAGGAAAAATTAAACGGGCTTCCTGTTTTTAAATTAAGAAGCAAAATTTCAATTCCTGGATACAAACCAAAGAAAGATTTTGTAAAAAAATATCGAAATGTCGCAGAACTTCAAAAAAATAATAAATCAGAAAAAGAAAAAAAAGAATTTTTGAATAAATTATTTAAAGAAAGACAAAATGAATTTTTTGACAAAGTTAGTGAAGAAGAATTTAAAAAAATTGTGGATTTTGAAATTTTGGAAAATAAAAAGATTATTAAAGAAAAACTAGGGAAAACTCCAAATTGCCTAGCTTATCCTTGGGGGCACCGATACAAAGGGAACCGTGAAGATATAAGAAAACTAGGTGTCGATGTATTTATTACCACTAGAAAAGGCGTAAATTCGCAAAAACTTAATAAAAACTGGATTTACCGTGTGAGCGGTGATGATTTTGAAAATTTTGAAGAATTTAAGAGGGAATTGACTGACGGTAGCGGTGTATATTATAGAAAATTACGAAATTTTTTTGTAAAAAAACATTAA
- a CDS encoding O-antigen ligase — protein MKNKFNLTINIMGYVVSLLVGISLFLSEKFENNVLIPLLLLVFVIAMFSKENRKKFLKNIDMKFSLLLIIFVVMSFMIAAFDGGIESRLDNYNLRYLIFFPLVYFVNNDKKIFDFLKSFLFGGTIILILAIFNFIKNYNKWANPVGFDYPRVTAILTVQDFANIMCIIFLYLLSFLLFYKNDDNKKNKIIKIYLAIMSMLTLFIVIVNRSKMVYICLIPTILYIIYKKRKKYVLVAILMCFAGYFMLPVSISSRLQYIVKYKNDPSSNLRIIFWKTGAEAFKQKPLYGWKAEERKKFNLDYYKKIGVSDYVYKYFLTGNKLRTQHYVASHNSYLQYLLDFGILGFMFFILIIIDLLIKLIKMNFYKQHKNGKTTAFEIATKASFLAWIIQGMTDDNLNDKHLVITLTVLIFFIDYLYRNLKNQENLNLENDESKF, from the coding sequence ATGAAAAATAAATTTAACTTGACTATAAATATAATGGGATATGTCGTGAGTTTGTTAGTTGGAATATCTCTGTTCCTATCAGAAAAATTTGAAAATAATGTTTTAATTCCTCTGTTACTGCTAGTATTTGTAATTGCTATGTTTTCAAAGGAAAATCGAAAAAAATTTTTGAAAAATATAGATATGAAATTTTCATTATTATTAATTATATTTGTGGTTATGTCGTTTATGATTGCAGCGTTTGATGGCGGCATAGAATCACGGCTGGACAATTATAATTTAAGATACTTGATTTTTTTCCCGTTAGTATATTTTGTAAATAACGACAAAAAGATTTTTGATTTTCTAAAGTCATTTTTATTTGGCGGAACAATAATTTTGATTTTGGCAATTTTTAATTTTATTAAAAATTATAACAAATGGGCAAATCCTGTGGGATTTGATTATCCAAGAGTTACTGCCATTTTAACTGTTCAGGATTTTGCAAATATTATGTGTATAATATTTTTATATTTATTGTCTTTTTTACTTTTTTATAAAAACGATGATAATAAAAAAAATAAAATAATAAAAATTTATCTGGCAATAATGTCAATGCTCACTTTGTTCATAGTTATCGTAAATAGATCGAAAATGGTTTACATCTGCTTAATTCCTACAATCTTGTATATTATCTACAAAAAGAGAAAAAAATATGTATTGGTGGCTATTCTGATGTGCTTTGCAGGTTACTTTATGCTGCCAGTTTCGATATCAAGCAGACTCCAATACATAGTCAAGTATAAAAATGATCCTTCAAGCAATTTAAGGATAATTTTCTGGAAAACCGGAGCAGAAGCTTTTAAGCAGAAACCGCTATACGGGTGGAAAGCTGAAGAAAGAAAAAAATTTAATTTGGATTATTACAAAAAAATAGGAGTCAGTGATTATGTTTACAAATATTTTCTTACTGGAAATAAACTTCGTACACAGCATTACGTAGCTTCACATAATTCATATTTGCAGTATTTGCTAGATTTTGGAATTTTAGGTTTTATGTTTTTTATTTTAATAATTATAGATTTATTAATAAAATTAATTAAGATGAATTTTTATAAACAACATAAAAACGGGAAAACAACTGCATTTGAAATAGCTACAAAAGCTTCTTTTCTAGCCTGGATAATTCAAGGGATGACAGATGACAACCTAAATGATAAGCATCTGGTAATAACTTTGACAGTATTAATATTTTTTATTGATTATCTATATAGAAATCTAAAAAACCAGGAAAATTTAAATTTAGAAAATGACGAATCTAAATTTTAA
- a CDS encoding glycosyltransferase, protein MKLSVGIITFNEENRIGKTLDSVRGIADEIIVVDSESSDRTVEIALSKGAKVFSEKWKGYGPQKNFVLEKCKGEWILLIDADEVISQQLKEKIKSIINSENPSKDVFKIKLRNIAFKKEIKFGGWDDYVIRLWKNGKVKISDREVHEQYQTESKIGKINEMIIHYTYDSIEEFLEKLNRYTSQSAKEYIKKGKNPSFIKIYSKMLFRFIKMYILQLGFLDGYEGYLLAKYSSIYTMTKYTKLREEYYNNLGNDTSLVITTYNWPKALEVCLNSALEQTAPPKEIIIADDGSKQETSNLVKRFQQSYPNNNIIHSWQEDKGFRAGMSRNRAISKATGNYIIIIDGDLILNRHFVEDHIKNMERGCFIQGSRVITSPTVAKKMMEGKKINLFTKGLKNNMNMVRSKLLSKIFTKVDKNLRGIRSCNMSFFKEDLIRVNGFEEEIEGWGREDSELAVRLFNIGCKKKKLKFEALTCHLYHNENDRSRLKKNDEYLANAIKNKKTKAKKGLDRYEGSNAGNN, encoded by the coding sequence ATGAAATTATCGGTAGGAATAATAACTTTTAACGAAGAAAATAGAATTGGAAAAACTTTGGATTCAGTAAGGGGAATAGCTGATGAAATAATAGTTGTGGACAGCGAAAGCAGTGACAGAACCGTAGAAATCGCCCTTTCAAAAGGGGCAAAAGTATTTTCTGAAAAATGGAAGGGCTACGGACCTCAAAAAAATTTCGTGCTTGAAAAATGCAAAGGTGAATGGATTTTGTTAATAGATGCTGATGAAGTAATTTCGCAGCAATTAAAAGAAAAAATAAAATCCATTATAAATAGCGAGAATCCATCAAAAGATGTTTTCAAAATAAAATTAAGAAATATTGCATTCAAGAAAGAAATAAAATTTGGCGGATGGGATGACTATGTAATCAGGCTTTGGAAAAATGGAAAAGTTAAAATTAGTGACAGGGAAGTCCACGAGCAATACCAGACTGAAAGTAAAATAGGAAAAATAAACGAAATGATAATACATTATACATACGACAGCATCGAAGAATTTTTGGAAAAATTGAACCGGTATACTTCACAAAGTGCAAAAGAATATATAAAAAAAGGAAAAAATCCAAGTTTTATAAAAATATATTCCAAAATGCTGTTCAGGTTTATAAAGATGTATATTTTACAGCTGGGCTTTCTGGACGGTTACGAAGGCTATTTGCTCGCTAAATACAGCTCAATTTACACAATGACAAAATATACGAAATTACGTGAAGAATATTATAACAATCTGGGAAATGACACTTCCCTCGTCATTACCACATACAACTGGCCAAAGGCTCTGGAAGTCTGCCTAAACAGTGCACTAGAACAAACCGCCCCTCCAAAGGAGATTATAATTGCCGATGATGGCTCAAAGCAGGAAACTAGTAACTTGGTAAAAAGATTTCAGCAAAGCTATCCAAATAATAATATTATTCACTCGTGGCAGGAGGACAAGGGATTTCGGGCTGGAATGTCTCGAAACAGAGCTATAAGCAAGGCGACTGGAAACTATATAATAATAATAGACGGCGATTTAATATTAAATAGGCATTTTGTTGAAGATCATATAAAAAATATGGAAAGAGGATGCTTTATTCAAGGCTCAAGGGTAATAACTTCGCCGACTGTCGCAAAAAAAATGATGGAAGGCAAAAAAATAAATCTTTTTACCAAAGGGCTTAAAAACAATATGAATATGGTGAGAAGCAAGCTCCTTTCTAAAATTTTTACAAAAGTGGATAAAAACTTACGTGGAATCCGTTCCTGCAACATGTCATTCTTCAAGGAGGACTTAATTAGGGTAAACGGCTTTGAAGAGGAAATAGAAGGCTGGGGAAGGGAAGACAGTGAACTTGCTGTAAGGCTGTTTAATATTGGCTGCAAAAAGAAAAAATTAAAATTTGAGGCTTTGACTTGCCATTTGTATCATAATGAAAACGACAGAAGTAGACTGAAAAAAAATGATGAATACTTGGCAAATGCGATAAAAAATAAAAAAACGAAAGCTAAGAAAGGGCTTGATAGATATGAAGGAAGTAACGCTGGTAATAACTAG
- a CDS encoding glycosyltransferase family 9 protein produces the protein MKILIIHTAFIGDIVLSTPLIQRLKDMYPSSKIDYLTLPANQSVISNNPNLHEILLYDKKGKDKGIKGFLRVLKILKQKKYDYAVIPHRFIKSILLAKLAKIPNIAGFDVATGSFLLNKKIHYDMKKHEVERLLDLVEYKGEKIPIRIYPAKENFVKIDKILENHGYFGNEGQKLILVAPGSQRPEKMWPIEKYHEVIERLKKNKNYFIGITGSKSEKKLPLNFPDDKNVIDFRGEINLVEFGALISKADIVAGNDSSPVHIASGFEKPFVIGIFGPGKRDLGFFPWTEKSNVIEDNEFYENNIVSIPKNQHKYKKDYYKGIPLISADRIYKEIMKRI, from the coding sequence ATGAAAATATTGATAATACATACGGCATTTATAGGAGATATCGTACTGTCCACACCGCTCATACAAAGGCTAAAGGACATGTACCCAAGTTCTAAAATAGATTATCTGACACTGCCGGCTAATCAAAGCGTGATAAGCAATAATCCTAACTTACACGAAATACTGCTTTATGATAAAAAGGGAAAAGACAAGGGAATAAAGGGTTTTTTGAGAGTATTAAAAATATTGAAGCAAAAAAAATATGACTATGCTGTGATACCGCATAGATTTATAAAATCAATATTGCTTGCAAAACTGGCAAAAATTCCTAATATTGCTGGATTTGACGTAGCGACAGGCTCCTTTCTGCTAAATAAAAAGATTCATTATGATATGAAAAAGCATGAAGTGGAAAGATTGCTTGATTTGGTGGAATATAAAGGGGAAAAAATTCCAATTAGAATTTATCCTGCAAAGGAAAACTTTGTTAAAATCGATAAAATCCTGGAAAATCATGGATATTTTGGAAATGAAGGACAAAAATTAATACTGGTTGCACCAGGCAGCCAAAGGCCTGAAAAAATGTGGCCGATAGAAAAATACCACGAAGTCATCGAAAGATTGAAAAAAAATAAAAATTATTTTATTGGAATAACTGGCTCAAAATCTGAAAAGAAACTGCCTTTAAATTTTCCAGATGATAAAAATGTGATTGATTTTCGTGGAGAAATTAACCTTGTGGAATTTGGAGCATTGATTTCAAAGGCTGATATTGTTGCAGGAAATGACAGTTCTCCAGTTCATATTGCTAGCGGATTTGAAAAGCCTTTTGTAATTGGGATTTTTGGGCCGGGAAAACGGGATTTGGGATTTTTTCCCTGGACTGAAAAAAGCAATGTTATCGAGGACAACGAATTTTATGAAAATAATATTGTATCAATTCCTAAAAATCAGCATAAATATAAAAAGGACTATTATAAAGGGATACCTTTAATTAGCGCAGATAGAATTTATAAAGAAATTATGAAGCGAATTTAG